In Gossypium arboreum isolate Shixiya-1 chromosome 5, ASM2569848v2, whole genome shotgun sequence, a single genomic region encodes these proteins:
- the LOC108454444 gene encoding F-box only protein 13 encodes MEKANGCISRPSRKRKLPQEGNDVLNFTLDELSDDLLERVLSWLPTSTFFRLKSVCKRWKSVAASESFKLACSRIPSREPWFFMVDPNLNQSVVFDSAERSWKKLSHPPLLSQNCNCNSIPVAAAGGLVCFRNMSGDYFVCNPVTGSCRELPPVNPDSHDRSLHAIAMNAYSNYHGSYKLFLVLGDLPKLSYKVYNSSADSWEEEIMLRRKTDDCTGFEFDSNDDDDAVYFLSKAGNVVATNMQRSPSKQFSSVITHKDGEEIVYFLSSSGTVVACNLTQKHFSEYPRLLPLFLEYSIDVVECKGEMLVVMLSEFFESASIRVWRFDEKTKTWIQIAGMPPSMSHEFYGKKVDINCLGAGNQIFICLSSAELCSYVRCDIVTNEWVEVPKCCLNGEAMEFMSAFSFEPRIEASV; translated from the coding sequence ATGGAGAAGGCTAATGGCTGCATTTCAAGGCCATCTAGAAAGAGAAAGTTGCCACAAGAAGGCAACGATGTGTTGAACTTCACCTTGGATGAACTCAGTGACGACCTCCTTGAAAGGGTCCTTTCATGGTTACCAACCTCGACGTTCTTTCGCCTCAAATCGGTGTGCAAGAGATGGAAATCAGTTGCAGCTTCTGAAAGTTTTAAGCTAGCTTGTTCAAGGATTCCTTCAAGGGAACCTTGGTTTTTCATGGTGGATCCCAACCTTAATCAATCCGTAGTCTTCGACTCTGCTGAGAGAAGTTGGAAGAAACTCAGTCATCCGCCTCTCCTCTCGCAGAACTGTAACTGCAACTCCATTCCGGTTGCAGCAGCTGGCGGACTCGTGTGTTTCCGCAATATGTCCGGCGATTACTTCGTATGCAATCCCGTAACAGGATCATGTCGTGAACTCCCTCCGGTGAATCCGGATTCTCACGATCGTTCCCTTCATGCTATAGCAATGAATGCATATTCCAATTACCATGGCTCCTACAAACTATTCTTAGTCTTGGGTGATCTTCCAAAGCTTTCATACAAAGTTTATAACTCTAGTGCTGATTCCTGGGAAGAAGAGATTATGCTAAGGAGAAAAACTGATGACTGCACAGGATTCGAATTCGATTCGAATGATGATGATGACGCCGTGTACTTCCTTAGCAAAGCTGGAAACGTAGTTGCAACTAACATGCAGAGAAGCCCCTCCAAGCAGTTTTCATCAGTTATTACTCATAAAGATGGTGAGGAGATTGTTTATTTCCTCAGCTCCTCCGGAACAGTTGTGGCTTGCAATCTGACCCAGAAGCATTTCTCCGAATATCCCAGGCTGTTGCCCCTCTTTTTGGAGTACTCCATCGACGTGGTGGAGTGTAAAGGCGAGATGTTGGTCGTCATGTTATCAGAGTTCTTCGAAAGTGCAAGCATTAGAGTGTGGAGATTTGATGAGAAAACCAAGACTTGGATTCAGATTGCAGGCATGCCTCCTTCGATGTCACACGAGTTTTATGGCAAGAAAGTTGACATAAACTGTCTTGGGGCTGGCAACCAGATATTCATCTGCTTAAGCTCTGCTGAGCTTTGCAGTTATGTTAGGTGTGATATTGTGACTAATGAATGGGTTGAAGTTCCCAAATGTTGTCTGAATGGTGAAGCCATGGAGTTCATGTCGGCGTTCTCGTTCGAGCCAAGGATTGAAGCTTCTGTATGA